A stretch of Armatimonadota bacterium DNA encodes these proteins:
- a CDS encoding response regulator — MTRPKILIAEEQPGLARLLDLLIRQKGFRTDIAGSGQQAIELAKDEHPDLIVLDSMMLAPGGGSLLDQLRTDQATCEIPMVVLTTEETIDDLPGDGLAFLTKPFEPRGLQSLIESVLLSHRSAV; from the coding sequence TTGACGCGCCCGAAAATCCTTATCGCCGAGGAGCAGCCAGGTCTTGCAAGGCTTCTTGACCTGCTGATCCGGCAGAAGGGCTTTCGGACAGATATCGCAGGCAGTGGACAGCAGGCGATCGAGCTTGCAAAGGACGAACATCCAGATCTGATTGTGCTTGATTCTATGATGCTGGCTCCGGGCGGGGGCAGTCTTCTGGACCAGTTGAGAACAGATCAGGCGACGTGCGAGATCCCGATGGTCGTCCTGACCACCGAAGAGACGATCGATGATCTTCCCGGCGACGGGCTGGCTTTCCTGACAAAGCCTTTCGAACCCCGTGGCCTGCAATCTCTGATCGAGAGCGTACTTCTCTCCCATCGCTCCGCAGTCTAG
- a CDS encoding carbohydrate ABC transporter permease, whose amino-acid sequence MTVKSPTGRLVAYLLLVLGSVAFLFPLVWMISTSLKPIEETMRVPPVWIPSTIQWRNYADAVTYGSDKLGYIPFLRYAVNTLYLAVLGVIGTVLSNALVAYGFARINWKGRDIVFAIALATMMVPFPVTMVAVFAIFRELGWIGTFRPLWVPAFLGSAFNIFLLRQFFLSIPRELSDAARIDGCSELGIFRHVVLPLSKPALAVVALFHFLYVWNDFLGPLIYLTDQKMFTLSLGLQFYQSQHGGTEWHMLMAASSIVVLPLIVLFFFTQRQFIQGITMTGLKG is encoded by the coding sequence ATGACCGTAAAATCCCCCACCGGACGATTGGTTGCCTACCTGCTCCTGGTCCTCGGATCGGTCGCCTTTCTGTTCCCTCTGGTTTGGATGATCTCCACCTCCCTCAAGCCCATCGAGGAGACCATGCGGGTGCCACCGGTCTGGATCCCCTCCACGATCCAGTGGCGCAACTACGCCGACGCTGTAACCTACGGCAGCGACAAGCTCGGCTACATCCCCTTCCTGCGCTATGCCGTGAACACCCTGTATCTCGCGGTTCTGGGGGTCATCGGCACTGTGCTTTCCAATGCCCTCGTGGCCTACGGGTTCGCGCGCATCAACTGGAAGGGCCGGGACATCGTCTTTGCCATCGCACTCGCGACCATGATGGTGCCCTTCCCTGTGACCATGGTCGCGGTCTTTGCGATCTTCCGCGAACTGGGGTGGATCGGGACATTCCGGCCGCTCTGGGTCCCCGCATTCCTGGGCAGCGCCTTCAATATCTTTCTCCTGCGCCAGTTCTTCTTGAGCATCCCTCGGGAGCTTTCCGACGCCGCGCGCATCGACGGCTGCTCGGAACTGGGGATCTTCCGCCATGTAGTTCTGCCTTTGTCGAAACCCGCGCTGGCGGTGGTTGCGCTGTTCCACTTCCTTTATGTCTGGAACGACTTCCTGGGCCCGCTGATCTACCTGACGGACCAGAAGATGTTTACCTTGTCATTGGGCCTGCAGTTCTACCAGAGCCAGCACGGCGGCACGGAATGGCACATGCTGATGGCCGCCTCTTCGATCGTGGTCCTGCCGCTGATTGTCCTGTTCTTTTTTACCCAGCGGCAGTTCATCCAAGGGATCACGATGACGGGACTGAAGGGGTAG